In a single window of the Frondihabitans peucedani genome:
- a CDS encoding response regulator transcription factor: MTHILIVEDEESLSEPLAFILEREGYQVSVADDGPKALTTFDRDGADLVLLDLMLPGLPGTEVCRELRNRSQVPIVMLTAKDSEVDIVVGLELGADDYVTKPYSTRELLARIRAVLRRRVDLEELSDAILTAGEISMDVERHVVTVRGKDIAMPLKEFELLELLMRNAGRVLTRGQLIDRVWGSDYFGDTKTLDVHIKRIRSKIETTPSEPVALVTVRGLGYRIEA, translated from the coding sequence ATGACCCACATCCTTATCGTCGAAGACGAAGAGTCCCTGTCGGAGCCCCTGGCCTTCATCCTGGAGCGCGAGGGCTACCAGGTCTCGGTGGCCGACGACGGGCCGAAGGCCCTCACCACCTTCGACCGCGACGGCGCCGACCTGGTGCTGCTCGACCTGATGCTCCCGGGCCTGCCGGGCACCGAGGTCTGCCGCGAGCTCCGCAACCGGTCGCAGGTGCCGATCGTCATGCTGACCGCGAAAGACAGCGAGGTGGACATCGTCGTGGGGCTCGAGCTCGGCGCCGACGACTACGTCACCAAGCCGTACTCGACGCGCGAGCTGCTCGCCCGCATCCGCGCCGTGCTCCGCCGCCGCGTCGACCTGGAGGAGCTGAGCGACGCGATCCTCACGGCCGGCGAGATCTCGATGGACGTCGAGCGCCACGTCGTCACCGTCCGCGGGAAGGACATCGCGATGCCGCTCAAGGAGTTCGAGCTGCTCGAGCTGCTGATGCGCAACGCCGGCCGCGTGCTGACGCGCGGTCAGCTCATCGACCGGGTCTGGGGCTCGGACTACTTCGGCGACACCAAGACGCTCGACGTGCACATCAAGCGCATCCGCTCCAAGATCGAGACGACGCCGTCGGAGCCGGTCGCCCTCGTGACGGTGCGCGGCCTCGGCTATCGCATCGAGGCCTGA
- a CDS encoding ROK family transcriptional regulator, translated as MSNLQGPMAGRRQTPSARSSPGSQTSLRKRNQQRVVEALVKVGASTQADLARRTGLSTATISNIVSYMAKNGLVSLTPTTSSGRRAVSVQLLTHNGTVAAGIGFGRRHLRVVLVYPDYTIAAEENIVLPQKYDPREGFDLAKEILTRLLEQTGTSWEALSGVGVGISGSIDRRDQMPVIGTVWAEWAFVDVVVELEDRLGVPVVLDNDANLGSVAETIWGLHGAARNLVYLKVGSGIGAGLILNGQPFNGATGITGEVGHVQVVPDGQACRCGNRGCLEAEASTTAMLDRLRNVTPITTTEDLVKAVLEGDVAALRVIEDAGRLIGRVVGDLASILSPEVIVLGGPLASLGDILLEPVGRAFARHVLPLVRDSTSIVASTLDDRGEALGAAALVFHQAAVRVI; from the coding sequence GTGTCAAATCTCCAAGGCCCAATGGCGGGCCGGCGGCAGACCCCCTCGGCCAGGTCGAGTCCCGGGTCGCAAACGTCCCTCCGCAAGCGCAATCAGCAGCGCGTCGTCGAAGCCCTCGTCAAGGTGGGCGCGTCGACGCAGGCCGATCTGGCGCGCCGTACGGGCCTCAGCACCGCCACCATCTCGAACATCGTCAGCTACATGGCCAAGAACGGCCTCGTCAGCCTGACCCCGACGACGAGCTCCGGCCGTCGCGCCGTCTCCGTCCAGCTGCTGACCCACAACGGCACCGTCGCCGCCGGCATCGGGTTCGGCCGCCGCCACCTCCGGGTGGTGCTCGTCTACCCCGACTACACGATCGCGGCCGAGGAGAACATCGTCCTGCCGCAGAAGTACGACCCGCGCGAGGGCTTCGATCTCGCGAAGGAGATCCTGACGCGGCTCCTCGAGCAGACCGGCACCTCGTGGGAGGCGCTGAGCGGTGTGGGCGTCGGCATCTCCGGCTCCATCGACCGGCGCGACCAGATGCCCGTCATCGGCACGGTGTGGGCGGAGTGGGCCTTCGTCGACGTGGTCGTCGAGCTCGAGGACCGCCTCGGCGTGCCGGTGGTGCTCGACAACGACGCGAACCTCGGCAGTGTCGCCGAGACGATCTGGGGCCTCCACGGCGCGGCCCGGAATCTCGTCTACCTCAAGGTCGGATCGGGGATCGGCGCGGGGCTGATCCTGAACGGCCAGCCCTTCAACGGCGCGACCGGGATCACCGGCGAGGTCGGCCACGTGCAGGTCGTCCCCGACGGCCAGGCCTGCCGCTGCGGCAACCGCGGCTGCCTCGAGGCCGAGGCCTCCACGACGGCGATGCTCGACCGGCTCCGGAACGTCACGCCGATCACCACGACCGAGGACCTCGTGAAGGCGGTCCTCGAAGGCGACGTGGCCGCACTCCGCGTCATCGAGGACGCCGGCCGCCTGATCGGACGCGTCGTCGGCGACCTCGCGAGCATCCTCAGCCCCGAGGTGATCGTGCTCGGCGGCCCGCTCGCCTCGCTCGGCGACATCCTGCTCGAACCGGTCGGCCGCGCGTTCGCCCGCCACGTCCTGCCCCTCGTCCGCGACTCGACCTCCATCGTCGCCTCGACCCTCGACGACCGCGGCGAGGCCCTCGGGGCGGCCGCCCTGGTCTTCCACCAGGCGGCCGTCCGAGTCATCTGA
- the mmsB gene encoding multiple monosaccharide ABC transporter permease has protein sequence MTNFKKNLGSILGNKGGGISQYGMIIALIVIIVGFQIWTGGITLDPGNVINVFQQYSYILILAIGMVMVIVAGHIDLSVGSVAAFVGIIVAQAMAVWHWSWFAAIILGLVVGVLVGAWQGFWVAYVRVPAFIVTLAGQLIFRGANQIIGNSTAVPVPQSFQNIGGGYIPDFGPNTGFSNGTLILGIVTIIAIVVFEFRARNNRVKMGAQPAPLWTSIVRIVVLGGVAAYATYLFASGRPNTSVPIVAIILGVLVIIYGFVTNTTTFGRHLYAVGGNSNAAVLSGVNSKRVNFLVMLNMSVLAAVAGMVFVGYSGSSGPADGTGWELDAIAAVFVGGAAVAGGVGTVIASIIGGLVLAFLANGLSLKGIDTNLVQIIRGLVLLIAVAFDVYNKTQGRPSIIGYLTRGFGRKNKNDEGPTSGGLKGEGAQPQSIDNESQVLLP, from the coding sequence ATGACGAACTTCAAGAAGAACCTCGGCAGCATCCTCGGCAACAAGGGCGGTGGGATCAGCCAGTACGGCATGATCATCGCGCTGATCGTCATCATCGTCGGATTCCAGATCTGGACCGGCGGGATCACGCTCGACCCGGGCAACGTCATCAACGTGTTCCAGCAGTACTCCTACATCCTGATCCTCGCGATCGGCATGGTGATGGTGATCGTCGCCGGCCACATCGACCTCTCGGTGGGCTCGGTCGCCGCGTTCGTCGGCATCATCGTGGCGCAGGCCATGGCCGTGTGGCACTGGTCGTGGTTCGCCGCGATCATCCTCGGCCTCGTCGTCGGCGTGCTCGTCGGCGCCTGGCAGGGCTTCTGGGTCGCCTACGTGCGGGTCCCCGCGTTCATCGTGACCCTCGCGGGCCAGCTGATCTTCCGCGGTGCGAACCAGATCATCGGCAACTCGACCGCCGTGCCGGTGCCGCAGAGCTTCCAGAACATCGGCGGCGGCTACATCCCCGACTTCGGACCGAACACCGGCTTCTCGAACGGCACCCTGATCCTCGGCATCGTCACGATCATCGCGATCGTCGTGTTCGAGTTCCGTGCCCGCAACAACCGCGTCAAGATGGGCGCGCAGCCGGCTCCGCTCTGGACCAGCATCGTCCGCATCGTCGTCCTCGGCGGAGTCGCGGCGTACGCCACCTACCTCTTCGCCTCGGGCCGCCCGAACACCTCGGTGCCGATCGTCGCGATCATCCTCGGCGTCCTGGTCATCATCTACGGCTTCGTCACCAACACGACGACCTTCGGCCGCCACCTCTACGCCGTCGGCGGCAACTCGAACGCCGCCGTCCTGTCGGGTGTCAACTCGAAGCGCGTCAACTTCCTGGTCATGCTCAACATGAGCGTCCTGGCAGCCGTCGCCGGTATGGTCTTCGTCGGCTACTCCGGGTCGTCCGGCCCCGCCGACGGCACCGGCTGGGAGCTCGACGCGATCGCCGCCGTCTTCGTCGGTGGTGCCGCGGTCGCGGGTGGTGTCGGAACCGTCATCGCCTCGATCATCGGTGGTCTGGTTCTGGCGTTCCTCGCCAACGGCCTGTCGCTGAAGGGCATCGACACCAACCTGGTCCAGATCATCCGCGGTCTCGTCCTCCTCATCGCCGTCGCCTTCGACGTCTACAACAAGACGCAGGGCCGGCCGTCGATCATCGGCTACCTCACCCGCGGCTTCGGTCGGAAGAACAAGAACGACGAGGGTCCGACCTCCGGCGGTCTGAAGGGCGAGGGCGCACAGCCCCAGTCGATCGACAACGAGTCACAAGTTTTGCTGCCGTAG
- the phoU gene encoding phosphate signaling complex protein PhoU translates to MREVFQLELQEVQERLVEISTLVAASIENATKAFHESNVGLAEQVIAEDDKIDKLAISLDELAIDILARQQPVARDLRIVVSALRISASLERMGDMSEHIAQLARYRFPEKVVPKSLRPTFTELGELDVAIARKLTQLLTTEDVSLAEEIRNDDDRIDELHLSVFDKVLGETWKGAPADTVDATLASRYHERFADHAVSIAKKVQYLATGDWVGVEA, encoded by the coding sequence ATGCGCGAGGTATTCCAGCTGGAGCTCCAGGAAGTGCAGGAGCGGCTCGTCGAGATCTCGACGCTCGTGGCTGCCTCGATCGAGAACGCGACCAAGGCGTTCCACGAGTCGAACGTCGGACTCGCCGAACAGGTCATCGCCGAGGACGACAAGATCGACAAGCTCGCGATCAGCCTCGACGAGCTCGCCATCGACATCCTGGCCCGGCAGCAGCCGGTGGCCCGAGACCTGCGGATCGTGGTGAGCGCCCTCCGCATCAGCGCCTCGCTCGAGCGCATGGGCGACATGTCCGAGCACATCGCTCAGCTCGCGCGGTACCGGTTCCCCGAGAAGGTCGTGCCGAAGTCGCTCCGTCCGACGTTCACCGAGCTCGGTGAGCTCGACGTGGCCATCGCGCGGAAGCTGACCCAGCTCCTCACCACCGAGGACGTCAGCCTCGCCGAGGAGATCCGCAACGACGACGACCGCATCGACGAGCTCCACCTCAGCGTCTTCGACAAGGTCCTCGGCGAGACCTGGAAGGGCGCTCCCGCCGACACCGTCGACGCGACCCTGGCCAGCCGTTACCACGAGCGTTTCGCCGACCACGCGGTCTCGATCGCCAAGAAGGTGCAGTACCTGGCGACGGGTGACTGGGTGGGCGTCGAAGCCTGA
- the ispD gene encoding 2-C-methyl-D-erythritol 4-phosphate cytidylyltransferase: MVAAGSGTRLAAGRPKAFVEVDGHTILERSLRPILLSSTPWQIVVVVPAELVDEAAALVPSRAAGFVSVVAGATTRQGSVAAGLAAVEPGVETVLVHDSARCFTPTAQFELVAETVERLGHGVVPGLPVSDTIKRVDAGGSVTATVDRSELVAMQTPQGFPRRALDEAYAAATEEHTDDAALFALAGHEVTVVPGASEAFKITTPWDLARAEMLAGDGRPRATPLRTGVGIDVHGFDAEQPLRLGTLDWPGEAGLAGHSDGDAVAHALVDALLSAAGLGDIGSRFGTADPRYAGASGEVFLTATRAILDEAGARIVNAAVQVVGNRPRLAARRSAMEEALSILLGAPVSVSATTTDGLGFTGRGEGVTVIATALVEVAAA; the protein is encoded by the coding sequence ATCGTGGCGGCCGGCAGCGGCACCCGACTGGCCGCAGGCCGCCCCAAGGCGTTCGTCGAGGTCGACGGCCACACGATCCTCGAGCGGTCGCTGCGTCCGATCCTGCTGTCGTCGACCCCGTGGCAGATCGTCGTCGTCGTCCCCGCCGAGCTGGTCGACGAGGCCGCGGCTCTCGTCCCCTCGCGGGCGGCCGGCTTCGTCTCCGTCGTCGCGGGAGCCACGACCCGGCAGGGGTCCGTCGCAGCCGGCCTCGCCGCGGTCGAGCCGGGCGTCGAGACCGTCCTCGTGCACGACAGCGCACGCTGCTTCACGCCGACGGCCCAGTTCGAGCTCGTCGCCGAGACCGTGGAGCGGCTCGGGCACGGCGTCGTCCCCGGGCTGCCGGTCAGCGACACCATCAAGCGCGTCGACGCGGGCGGCTCGGTCACGGCGACCGTCGACCGCTCGGAGCTCGTCGCCATGCAGACGCCGCAGGGCTTCCCGCGCCGCGCACTCGACGAGGCCTACGCCGCAGCGACGGAGGAGCACACCGACGACGCCGCGCTCTTCGCCCTCGCCGGCCACGAGGTGACGGTCGTCCCGGGCGCCTCCGAGGCCTTCAAGATCACCACCCCGTGGGATCTCGCACGAGCCGAGATGCTCGCGGGCGACGGTCGCCCTCGCGCGACGCCGCTCCGCACGGGTGTCGGGATCGACGTGCACGGCTTCGACGCCGAGCAGCCGCTCCGGCTCGGCACCCTCGACTGGCCGGGCGAGGCCGGGCTCGCCGGGCACAGCGACGGCGACGCCGTGGCGCACGCCCTGGTCGATGCGCTCCTCTCCGCGGCGGGTCTCGGCGACATCGGCTCCCGCTTCGGCACCGCCGACCCGCGGTACGCCGGTGCCTCGGGCGAGGTGTTCCTCACCGCCACCCGCGCGATCCTCGACGAGGCCGGCGCCCGCATCGTCAACGCCGCCGTGCAGGTCGTCGGCAACCGGCCCCGTCTCGCGGCCCGGCGGTCCGCGATGGAGGAGGCGCTGTCGATCCTGCTCGGTGCTCCGGTCTCGGTCTCGGCGACCACCACCGACGGCCTCGGCTTCACCGGGCGCGGCGAGGGCGTCACCGTGATCGCGACGGCGCTGGTCGAGGTCGCGGCGGCCTAG
- the cysS gene encoding cysteine--tRNA ligase, producing MTIRLYDSRTQSTDDFVPLVEGRVGLYVCGPTVQSSPHIGHLRSALVYDLWRRWFTYRGLDVTLVRNVTDIDDKILDLAGETNEEWWARAYRYELEFSAGYRALGILPPTYEPRATASVTEMQAIVQTLIERGHAYPAPDDSGDVYFDTRSWPEYGALTHQRLDDMASATDADPRGKRDPRDFALWKGTKEGEPASASWASPWGPGRPGWHIECSAMSKRYLGAEFDIHGGGLDLRFPHHENELAQSTAAGDAFARHWLHNGLVNVEGQKMSKSLGNSIFASEFLALARPIVVRYFLGAAHYRSTIDYHDGALDEAEAALDRIEAFVSRASRRLAETRFAGVGSRDVPESFAEAMDDDLNVPQALAVLHDTVRRGNAALDDDDLDTAAREWQHTLAMVTVLGIDPFAPEWRDGADGAAQAALGTLVDKLLEARQSAREAKDFSNADRIRADLAAAGITIEDTSTGPHWSLES from the coding sequence GTGACCATTCGCCTCTACGACTCCCGCACGCAGTCGACCGACGACTTCGTCCCGCTCGTCGAGGGCAGGGTCGGCCTCTACGTCTGCGGCCCCACGGTGCAGTCGTCCCCGCACATCGGCCACCTCCGTTCCGCCCTGGTCTACGACCTGTGGCGCCGCTGGTTCACCTACCGCGGCCTCGACGTGACGCTGGTCCGGAACGTCACCGACATCGACGACAAGATCCTGGACCTGGCCGGCGAGACGAACGAGGAGTGGTGGGCGCGGGCCTACCGCTACGAGCTCGAGTTCTCCGCCGGCTACCGGGCCCTCGGCATCCTGCCCCCCACCTACGAGCCGCGCGCGACGGCCAGCGTCACCGAGATGCAGGCCATCGTGCAGACGCTCATCGAGCGCGGCCACGCGTATCCTGCGCCGGACGACTCCGGTGACGTCTACTTCGACACGCGCTCCTGGCCCGAGTACGGCGCCCTGACCCATCAGAGGCTCGACGACATGGCGTCCGCCACCGACGCCGACCCCCGCGGCAAGCGCGACCCCCGCGACTTCGCCCTCTGGAAGGGCACCAAGGAGGGCGAGCCGGCCTCGGCCAGCTGGGCTTCGCCCTGGGGCCCCGGCCGCCCGGGCTGGCACATCGAGTGCTCCGCGATGTCGAAGCGCTACCTCGGCGCGGAGTTCGACATCCACGGCGGCGGCCTCGACCTGCGCTTCCCGCACCACGAGAACGAGCTCGCCCAGTCGACCGCCGCGGGCGACGCGTTCGCCCGGCACTGGCTGCACAACGGACTCGTCAACGTCGAGGGCCAGAAGATGTCCAAGTCGCTCGGCAACTCGATCTTCGCCTCCGAGTTCCTCGCGCTGGCCCGGCCGATCGTGGTCCGCTACTTCCTCGGAGCCGCGCACTACCGCTCGACCATCGACTACCACGACGGCGCGCTCGACGAGGCCGAGGCCGCCCTCGACCGCATCGAGGCCTTCGTCTCGCGGGCGTCGCGTCGCCTCGCCGAGACCCGGTTCGCCGGCGTCGGCTCGCGCGACGTGCCCGAGTCGTTCGCCGAGGCGATGGACGACGACCTCAACGTGCCCCAGGCCCTCGCCGTCCTGCACGACACCGTCCGGCGGGGCAACGCGGCCCTCGACGACGACGATCTCGACACCGCCGCCCGCGAGTGGCAGCACACCCTCGCGATGGTCACCGTCCTCGGCATCGACCCGTTCGCTCCCGAGTGGCGCGACGGAGCCGACGGCGCCGCCCAGGCCGCGCTCGGTACGCTCGTCGACAAGCTCCTCGAGGCGCGTCAGAGCGCCCGCGAGGCGAAAGACTTCTCGAACGCCGACCGCATCCGCGCCGACCTGGCCGCTGCGGGCATCACCATCGAAGACACCTCGACCGGACCGCATTGGAGCCTGGAATCGTGA
- a CDS encoding CarD family transcriptional regulator: MNFEVGQTVVYPHHGAAEITAMKTRVIKGTEKLYLTLKVTQGDLVIEVPAENVDLVGVRDVIGHEGVEAVFDVLRAPFTEEPTNWSRRYKANLEKLASGDVIKVSEVVRDLWRRDQVQDKGLSAGEKRMLAKARQILVSELALAEDTDEAKAETVLDEVLAS, translated from the coding sequence ATGAACTTCGAGGTCGGCCAGACGGTCGTCTATCCCCACCACGGCGCCGCCGAGATCACGGCGATGAAGACCCGGGTGATCAAGGGCACCGAGAAGCTCTATCTGACGCTCAAGGTGACGCAGGGCGATCTGGTCATCGAGGTGCCGGCCGAGAACGTCGACCTCGTCGGAGTCCGCGACGTCATCGGGCACGAGGGCGTCGAGGCCGTCTTCGACGTGCTGCGGGCGCCGTTCACCGAGGAGCCCACCAACTGGTCGAGGCGCTACAAGGCGAACCTCGAGAAGCTCGCGTCGGGCGACGTCATCAAGGTGTCCGAGGTCGTCCGCGACCTGTGGCGGCGAGACCAGGTTCAAGACAAGGGGCTGTCGGCGGGCGAGAAGCGGATGCTCGCCAAGGCCAGGCAGATCCTGGTCTCCGAGCTCGCGCTCGCGGAAGACACCGACGAGGCGAAGGCCGAGACCGTGCTCGACGAGGTCCTCGCATCGTAG
- a CDS encoding sugar-binding protein — protein MKKQLIVGAAVAALTVVTLTSCSGTARGGSDSGATSIPKGSTIGVALPAKTSQNWVLAKAAFESSLKKAGFKADVQYAAATNTVPDQQNQISGMVTKGDKAIIIAAQDGSQLGTQVKQAKAAGIPVIAWDRNITGTKNVDYYVAFNNFKVGQLQGQALLDGLKKLKGNGPYNVELFAGSPDDANAPVFFNGAMDVLQPKIDDGTLKVVSGQTKFTQVSTQGWLAQNAQTRMSNLLQSNYSGSTKLDGVLSPNDTLGRAILQATKSAGKPNPVVTGQDSETASIPLIMNGTQYSTIYKNTDVEAQAAVDLVTTLSKGDKPKTVLDKKNNYNGVKTVPAIELTPVLVTKDNAVKAYSNNPTLEALAKAGQ, from the coding sequence ATGAAGAAACAGCTCATCGTCGGCGCTGCCGTCGCAGCGCTCACCGTCGTCACGCTGACCTCCTGCTCGGGCACCGCCCGCGGCGGCTCGGACTCCGGCGCGACGAGCATCCCCAAGGGCTCGACCATCGGCGTCGCGCTCCCCGCGAAGACCTCGCAGAACTGGGTGCTCGCCAAGGCCGCGTTCGAGTCCTCGCTCAAGAAGGCCGGTTTCAAGGCCGACGTGCAGTACGCCGCCGCCACGAACACCGTCCCCGACCAGCAGAACCAGATCTCGGGCATGGTCACCAAGGGCGACAAGGCGATCATCATCGCCGCCCAGGACGGCTCGCAGCTCGGCACGCAGGTGAAGCAGGCCAAGGCCGCCGGCATCCCGGTCATCGCCTGGGACCGCAACATCACCGGCACCAAGAACGTCGACTACTACGTCGCCTTCAACAACTTCAAGGTCGGTCAGCTCCAGGGCCAGGCCCTGCTCGACGGACTCAAGAAGCTCAAGGGCAACGGCCCGTACAACGTCGAGCTCTTCGCCGGCTCGCCCGACGACGCCAACGCTCCCGTGTTCTTCAACGGCGCCATGGACGTCCTCCAGCCGAAGATCGACGACGGCACCCTGAAGGTCGTCTCCGGCCAGACCAAGTTCACGCAGGTCTCCACGCAGGGCTGGCTCGCCCAGAACGCGCAGACCCGCATGAGCAACCTGCTGCAGAGCAACTACTCGGGCTCCACCAAGCTCGACGGCGTGCTCTCGCCGAACGACACCCTCGGCCGCGCCATCCTGCAGGCCACCAAGTCGGCCGGCAAGCCCAACCCGGTCGTGACCGGTCAGGACTCCGAGACCGCGTCGATCCCGCTCATCATGAACGGCACGCAGTACTCGACCATCTACAAGAACACCGACGTCGAGGCTCAGGCCGCGGTCGACCTGGTCACCACCCTGTCGAAGGGCGACAAGCCCAAGACGGTCCTCGACAAGAAGAACAACTACAACGGTGTCAAGACGGTTCCGGCCATCGAGCTGACCCCCGTCCTCGTCACCAAGGACAACGCTGTGAAGGCGTACTCCAACAACCCGACCCTCGAGGCTCTCGCCAAGGCCGGTCAGTAA
- the mmsA gene encoding multiple monosaccharide ABC transporter ATP-binding protein codes for MRSITKEFPGVKALSDVNLTVKAGEIHAICGENGAGKSTLMKVLSGVYPFGTYSGDIVFESEVAQFSGIKQSESAGIVIIHQELALIPELSITENIFLGNEPGKRGIINWIEAQRTAKDLLARVGLSEDPDQKIKSLGVGKQQLVEIAKALNKDVKLLILDEPTAALNEQESQHLLDLIVGLKAKGITSIMISHKLNEIEQVADTITILRDGKTIESLDVKADGVNEDRIIRGMVGRSLESRFPDRTPNIGETFFEVRNWTVRHPLDPERLVCKNENFFVRKGEIVGFAGLMGAGRTELAMSIFGHSYGTYVSGEVYKDGQEIRTDTVARAIKNGLGYVSEDRKALGLNLLDTIKRSTVSAGLPKITRNGVVSSVEEYEVSERYRRSLRTKASSVDQGVNKLSGGNQQKVVLAKWMFTDPDLLILDEPTRGIDVGAKFEIYGIIQDLAAQGKGVILISSELPELLGLSDRIYTIFEGSITNELTAAEADPESLMVSMTSKRTTVR; via the coding sequence ATGCGCTCGATCACCAAGGAATTCCCCGGTGTGAAGGCCCTCTCCGACGTGAACCTGACCGTGAAGGCCGGCGAGATCCACGCGATCTGCGGCGAGAACGGTGCAGGCAAGTCGACTCTCATGAAGGTCCTCTCGGGCGTCTACCCGTTCGGCACATACTCCGGCGACATCGTCTTCGAGTCGGAGGTCGCTCAGTTCTCCGGCATCAAGCAGTCGGAGTCCGCCGGCATCGTGATCATCCACCAGGAGCTCGCGCTGATCCCCGAGCTCTCGATCACCGAGAACATCTTCCTCGGCAACGAGCCGGGCAAGCGGGGCATCATCAACTGGATCGAGGCCCAGCGCACGGCGAAGGACCTCCTCGCCCGCGTCGGCCTCTCGGAAGACCCCGACCAGAAGATCAAGTCGCTCGGTGTCGGCAAGCAGCAGCTGGTCGAGATCGCCAAGGCGCTCAACAAAGACGTCAAGCTCCTCATCCTCGACGAGCCCACCGCGGCGCTCAACGAGCAGGAGTCGCAGCACCTCCTCGACCTGATCGTCGGCCTGAAGGCCAAGGGCATCACGTCGATCATGATCAGCCACAAGCTCAACGAGATCGAGCAGGTCGCCGACACCATCACGATCCTCCGCGACGGCAAGACGATCGAGAGCCTCGACGTCAAGGCCGACGGCGTGAACGAGGACCGCATCATCCGGGGGATGGTGGGCCGCTCGCTCGAGAGCCGCTTCCCCGACCGCACGCCGAACATCGGCGAGACCTTCTTCGAGGTCCGCAACTGGACCGTCCGCCACCCCCTCGACCCCGAGCGCCTCGTCTGCAAGAACGAGAACTTCTTCGTGCGCAAGGGCGAGATCGTCGGCTTCGCCGGCCTCATGGGGGCCGGCCGCACCGAGCTGGCGATGAGCATCTTCGGCCACTCGTACGGCACCTACGTGTCGGGCGAGGTCTACAAGGACGGCCAGGAGATCCGCACCGACACGGTCGCCCGCGCGATCAAGAACGGCCTCGGCTACGTCTCCGAAGACCGCAAGGCCCTCGGCCTCAACCTCCTCGACACGATCAAGCGCTCGACGGTGTCCGCCGGCCTGCCGAAGATCACCCGGAACGGTGTCGTGTCGAGCGTCGAGGAGTACGAGGTCTCCGAGCGCTACCGCCGGAGCCTCCGCACCAAGGCGTCGTCCGTCGACCAGGGCGTGAACAAGCTCTCCGGCGGCAACCAGCAGAAGGTCGTCCTGGCGAAGTGGATGTTCACCGACCCCGACCTCCTGATCCTCGACGAACCGACCCGCGGCATCGACGTGGGCGCGAAGTTCGAGATCTACGGCATCATCCAGGACCTCGCAGCACAGGGGAAGGGCGTCATCCTCATCTCCTCCGAGCTCCCGGAACTCCTCGGCCTCTCCGACCGGATCTACACGATCTTCGAAGGCTCCATCACCAATGAATTGACCGCAGCCGAGGCAGACCCCGAGTCGCTGATGGTGAGCATGACCTCGAAAAGGACGACCGTTCGATGA
- a CDS encoding sensor histidine kinase — protein sequence MYSPWLVPLALASGIVIGAGLVVLIVVAIERGRRARALSDVTLPDGVGAVLDTLDSAGFVVDPSNNVQKASAMAIATGLVAAQQVVHPEVVALVERARDEDHPVSEELQLARSLREETNLRMLVRASRLGSRYVVVLAEDHTETHRLEEVRRDFVANISHELKTPIGAVGLLAEALESASDDPDQVRYFAKSLTRESLRLGRLTQDIIELSRLQSADPLTEPSLVDVRSVINSAVERNRVEAEARGIEIVVRGGKHASVVGDADMLAVAVHNLVANAVHYSPDGSRIGIGAAVTDHGIVEIAVTDQGDGISEADRDRIFERFYRVDPARSRRTGGTGLGLAIVKHVVQNHGGDIRLWSQLGSGSTFTIRLPEASTASVPVRGEN from the coding sequence ATGTACTCCCCGTGGCTGGTGCCGCTCGCTCTGGCATCCGGCATCGTCATCGGCGCGGGACTGGTGGTCCTCATCGTCGTAGCGATCGAGCGGGGCCGGAGAGCCCGCGCGCTGAGCGACGTGACCCTCCCCGACGGCGTCGGCGCCGTCCTCGACACCCTCGACTCGGCCGGCTTCGTGGTCGACCCCTCCAACAACGTGCAGAAGGCCTCCGCGATGGCGATCGCCACCGGCCTGGTCGCCGCCCAGCAGGTGGTCCACCCCGAGGTCGTCGCCCTCGTCGAGCGTGCGCGCGACGAAGACCACCCGGTCTCGGAGGAGCTGCAGCTGGCGAGGAGCCTCCGCGAGGAGACGAACCTCAGGATGCTCGTCCGCGCCTCCCGCCTCGGCTCCCGCTACGTCGTGGTCCTGGCTGAGGACCACACCGAGACGCACCGGCTCGAGGAGGTCCGTCGAGACTTCGTCGCCAACATCAGTCACGAGCTGAAGACGCCGATCGGGGCGGTCGGCCTGCTGGCGGAGGCTCTCGAGTCGGCGTCCGACGATCCTGATCAGGTCCGCTACTTCGCCAAGAGCCTCACCCGGGAGTCGCTGCGCCTCGGCCGGCTCACCCAGGACATCATCGAGCTCTCGCGCCTGCAGTCGGCCGACCCGCTGACCGAGCCGTCGCTCGTCGACGTGCGGAGCGTCATCAACTCCGCCGTCGAGCGCAACCGGGTGGAGGCCGAGGCCCGCGGCATCGAGATCGTCGTCCGCGGCGGCAAGCACGCGTCGGTCGTCGGCGACGCCGACATGCTCGCGGTGGCTGTCCACAACCTCGTGGCCAACGCGGTGCACTATTCGCCCGACGGCTCCAGGATCGGCATCGGCGCCGCGGTCACCGACCACGGGATCGTCGAGATCGCCGTCACCGACCAGGGCGACGGCATCTCGGAGGCCGACCGCGACCGCATCTTCGAGCGCTTCTACCGCGTCGACCCGGCCCGCTCCCGGCGGACGGGCGGCACCGGTCTCGGCCTCGCCATCGTCAAGCACGTCGTGCAGAACCACGGCGGCGACATCCGCCTGTGGTCGCAGCTCGGCTCCGGCTCCACCTTCACCATCCGACTTCCCGAGGCCTCGACGGCCTCGGTCCCCGTCCGAGGAGAGAACTGA